One genomic region from Streptomyces sp. NBC_00582 encodes:
- a CDS encoding VOC family protein encodes MASVVRFRSVVLDCPEPRSLAAFYAGLLGGTPWAEEGEDDWYVLQVPGGPRLAFQQVEGYTPPEWPRADRNPQQFHLDLDAGATWAEVDAAHERALALGARPLDLEDREKKDFQVYADPAGHPFCLCRIEHP; translated from the coding sequence ATGGCATCCGTCGTGCGTTTCCGCTCCGTCGTGCTGGACTGTCCCGAGCCGCGCAGCCTCGCCGCGTTCTACGCGGGGCTCCTGGGCGGCACCCCCTGGGCCGAGGAGGGCGAGGACGACTGGTACGTCCTCCAGGTCCCCGGCGGCCCCCGGCTCGCGTTCCAGCAGGTCGAGGGGTACACCCCGCCCGAGTGGCCGCGCGCCGACCGCAACCCCCAGCAGTTCCACCTCGACCTCGACGCCGGCGCCACCTGGGCGGAGGTCGACGCGGCCCATGAGCGGGCGCTGGCGCTCGGGGCACGGCCGCTGGACCTGGAGGACCGGGAGAAGAAGGATTTCCAGGTGTACGCCGATCCGGCGGGCCACCCGTTCTGCCTCTGCCGGATCGAGCACCCCTAA
- a CDS encoding UDP-glucose dehydrogenase family protein: MSLKITVIGTGYLGATHAAAMAELGFEVLALDVVKEKIEKLERGETPMYEPGLEELLRRHVAGIEGSTGRLRFTMDWAEVGAFGDVHFVCVNTPQKHGEYACDMSYVESAIASLAPHLARPALVVGKSTVPVGSAERLARTIAELAPAGADAELAWNPEFLREGLAVEDTLHPDRIVVGVRSERAEKLLRKVYATPMREGSPFVVTDFPTAELVKTSANSFLATKISFINAMAEVCEAAGGDVAKLAEAIGYDDRIGKKFLRAGIGFGGGCLPKDIRAFMARAGELGADQALTFLREIDSINMRQRGQMVELAREALGGGPFLGRRVAVLGATFKPDSDDVRDSPALNVAGQIHLQGGQVTVYDPKGMENARRVFPTLGYAPSALEAVRGADVVLHLTEWREFRELDAAALGEVAAARLILDGRNALDPAVWRKAGWTYRAMGRPTA; this comes from the coding sequence ATGAGCCTCAAGATCACCGTGATCGGCACCGGCTATCTCGGGGCCACGCACGCGGCCGCCATGGCCGAGCTGGGCTTCGAGGTGCTCGCCCTGGACGTGGTGAAGGAGAAGATCGAGAAGCTGGAGCGCGGGGAGACCCCGATGTACGAGCCGGGGCTCGAGGAGCTGCTGCGCCGGCATGTCGCGGGGATCGAGGGCTCCACCGGACGGCTGCGCTTCACGATGGACTGGGCCGAGGTCGGCGCCTTCGGCGATGTGCACTTCGTCTGTGTGAACACCCCGCAGAAGCACGGCGAGTACGCCTGCGACATGTCGTACGTCGAGTCCGCGATCGCCTCGCTCGCCCCGCATCTGGCCCGGCCCGCCCTCGTCGTCGGCAAGTCGACGGTGCCCGTCGGCTCCGCCGAGCGGCTCGCCCGGACGATCGCCGAGCTGGCGCCCGCCGGCGCGGACGCCGAGCTGGCCTGGAACCCGGAGTTCCTGCGGGAGGGCCTCGCCGTCGAGGACACCCTGCACCCCGACCGGATCGTGGTCGGCGTGCGCAGCGAGCGGGCGGAGAAGCTGCTGCGGAAGGTGTACGCCACGCCGATGAGGGAGGGCTCGCCGTTCGTCGTCACCGACTTCCCGACGGCCGAGCTGGTGAAGACTTCCGCGAACTCCTTCCTCGCCACGAAGATCTCCTTCATCAACGCGATGGCGGAGGTGTGCGAGGCCGCCGGCGGCGATGTCGCCAAGCTCGCCGAGGCCATCGGGTACGACGACCGCATCGGCAAGAAGTTCCTGCGGGCCGGGATCGGCTTCGGCGGCGGGTGTCTGCCCAAGGACATCCGCGCCTTCATGGCCCGCGCCGGTGAGCTCGGCGCCGACCAGGCGCTGACCTTCCTGCGGGAGATCGACTCCATCAACATGCGCCAGCGCGGGCAGATGGTGGAGCTGGCCCGGGAGGCCCTCGGCGGGGGCCCCTTCCTGGGCCGCCGGGTCGCGGTGCTCGGCGCCACCTTCAAGCCCGACTCGGACGACGTCCGGGACTCGCCCGCGCTCAACGTCGCCGGGCAGATCCACCTCCAGGGCGGCCAGGTGACCGTCTACGACCCCAAGGGCATGGAGAACGCCCGCCGGGTCTTCCCGACGCTCGGCTACGCCCCCTCGGCCCTGGAGGCGGTCCGGGGCGCGGACGTCGTCCTGCATCTGACGGAATGGCGTGAGTTCCGCGAGCTGGACGCGGCGGCCCTCGGGGAGGTGGCGGCGGCCCGGCTGATCCTCGACGGGCGCAACGCGCTCGACCCGGCGGTGTGGCGCAAGGCGGGCTGGACGTACCGGGCCATGGGGCGTCCCACGGCGTGA
- a CDS encoding acyl-CoA dehydrogenase, whose amino-acid sequence MAGSADFDLYRPSEEHDMLRDTVRALAEAKIAPYAAAVDEEARFPQEALDALVASDLHAVHVPESFGGAGADALATVIVIEEVARACVSSSLIPAVNKLGSLPVILSGSEDLKKKYLTPLAKGDAMFSYCLSEPDAGSDAAGMKTKAVRDGDHWILNGVKRWITNAGVSEYYTVMAVTDPTKRSKGISAFVVEKSDPGVSFGAPEKKLGIKGSPTREVYFDNVRIPADRMIGEEGTGFATAMATLDHTRITIAAQALGVAQGAFDYAKGYVQERKQFGKPIADFQGIQFMLADMAMKIEAARQLTYAAAAKSERGDRDLTFQGAAAKCFASDVAMEVTTDAVQLLGGYGYTRDYPVERMMRDAKITQIYEGTNQVQRIVMARNLP is encoded by the coding sequence TTGGCCGGATCGGCTGACTTCGACCTGTACCGCCCGTCCGAGGAGCACGACATGCTCCGGGACACCGTTCGCGCACTGGCCGAGGCGAAGATCGCGCCGTACGCCGCAGCGGTGGACGAAGAGGCCCGGTTCCCGCAGGAGGCCCTGGACGCGCTGGTCGCGAGCGACCTGCACGCGGTGCACGTACCCGAGTCGTTCGGCGGCGCGGGCGCCGACGCCCTGGCGACCGTGATCGTCATCGAGGAGGTGGCCCGCGCCTGTGTGTCCTCCTCCCTCATCCCGGCCGTCAACAAGCTGGGCTCGCTGCCGGTGATCCTGTCCGGCTCCGAGGACCTGAAGAAGAAGTACCTGACGCCGCTCGCCAAGGGCGACGCGATGTTCTCGTACTGCCTCTCGGAGCCGGACGCGGGCTCGGACGCGGCCGGCATGAAGACCAAGGCGGTCCGTGACGGCGACCACTGGATCCTCAACGGTGTGAAGCGCTGGATCACCAACGCGGGCGTCAGCGAGTACTACACCGTCATGGCGGTCACCGACCCCACCAAGCGCTCCAAGGGCATCTCGGCCTTCGTCGTCGAGAAGTCCGACCCCGGTGTCTCCTTCGGCGCCCCGGAGAAGAAGCTCGGCATCAAGGGCTCCCCGACCCGCGAGGTCTACTTCGACAACGTCCGCATCCCCGCGGACCGCATGATCGGCGAGGAGGGCACCGGCTTCGCGACGGCGATGGCGACCCTCGACCACACCCGCATCACCATCGCCGCCCAGGCCCTCGGTGTCGCGCAGGGCGCCTTCGACTACGCCAAGGGCTATGTCCAGGAGCGCAAGCAGTTCGGCAAGCCGATCGCCGACTTCCAGGGCATCCAGTTCATGCTGGCCGACATGGCCATGAAGATCGAGGCCGCCCGCCAGCTCACCTACGCGGCCGCCGCCAAGTCCGAGCGCGGCGACCGCGACCTCACCTTCCAGGGCGCCGCCGCCAAGTGCTTCGCCTCGGACGTGGCGATGGAGGTCACCACGGACGCCGTCCAGCTCCTCGGCGGCTACGGCTACACGCGGGACTACCCGGTCGAGCGGATGATGCGCGACGCCAAGATCACCCAGATTTATGAGGGCACGAACCAAGTTCAGCGGATCGTGATGGCGAGGAACCTGCCTTAG
- a CDS encoding site-specific integrase: MKARDEGEPGRSVPLPPNVAFELRRHIKNHGVWGPERLLFPNVTRTGYLYASYFYPKIWMEALGKGQVKYCKAHSLRHYYGSRLLYAGVPENDVADWMGHSSTDVLREHYHYIFEGAEQRGRAAIATMLTPGADDPTEATEVA; encoded by the coding sequence ATCAAGGCGCGTGACGAAGGCGAGCCAGGGCGTTCCGTCCCCCTCCCGCCGAACGTCGCCTTCGAGCTTCGGCGGCACATCAAGAACCACGGCGTATGGGGGCCGGAGCGGCTTCTCTTCCCCAACGTGACGCGGACCGGCTACCTCTACGCGTCGTACTTCTACCCGAAGATCTGGATGGAGGCTCTGGGCAAGGGACAGGTGAAGTACTGCAAGGCGCACTCACTCCGGCACTACTACGGGTCGCGGCTGCTGTACGCCGGCGTCCCAGAGAACGACGTGGCCGACTGGATGGGCCACAGCAGTACTGACGTGCTCAGGGAGCACTACCACTACATCTTCGAAGGGGCCGAGCAACGCGGCCGGGCAGCCATCGCAACCATGCTGACGCCCGGCGCGGACGACCCCACGGAGGCGACAGAGGTCGCCTGA
- a CDS encoding tyrosine-type recombinase/integrase, which translates to MARAWVARSKDDPKKWTTYWYDPDGKQRQKTFESKKRADDQRKRKEQELDAGTYLDDRLGKQPVTAVWEQWTNRRKLENSTKKQYRSIQKTTLEPFFKARSIVSLKVADVEQWLLWMEQDRKLSARTRRQRFSFFSGMMDWAVVNEIIGRNPCKKVKGAGSRAKEIREHKSTARRLTTREVLAMLDAAPPRYRAMLWLMAGCGLRLGEAMAVSRDQIDFKAETLRVDFQIAEDGDTASGKNSAI; encoded by the coding sequence GTGGCTAGAGCTTGGGTTGCGCGTTCGAAGGACGACCCGAAGAAGTGGACGACGTACTGGTACGACCCAGACGGCAAGCAGCGGCAGAAGACCTTCGAGAGCAAGAAGCGAGCCGACGACCAGCGCAAGCGCAAGGAACAGGAACTCGACGCCGGGACCTACCTGGACGACCGGTTGGGCAAGCAGCCCGTGACGGCCGTGTGGGAGCAGTGGACGAATCGAAGGAAGCTGGAGAACAGCACCAAGAAGCAGTACCGGTCCATCCAGAAGACGACTCTTGAGCCGTTCTTCAAGGCCCGTTCCATCGTGTCCCTGAAGGTCGCTGACGTTGAGCAGTGGCTCTTGTGGATGGAACAGGACCGGAAGCTCTCCGCTCGCACACGGCGTCAGCGGTTCTCGTTCTTCTCCGGGATGATGGACTGGGCTGTCGTCAACGAGATCATCGGCCGGAACCCGTGCAAGAAGGTCAAGGGCGCGGGCAGCCGCGCCAAGGAGATCCGGGAGCACAAGAGCACCGCGCGGCGGCTCACGACGCGGGAAGTCCTGGCGATGCTCGATGCCGCTCCTCCGCGATACCGCGCGATGCTGTGGCTCATGGCCGGGTGCGGCCTGCGGTTGGGTGAGGCCATGGCGGTGTCCCGCGATCAAATCGACTTCAAGGCCGAGACGCTTCGCGTCGACTTTCAGATTGCGGAGGACGGAGACACCGCTTCGGGGAAGAACAGCGCGATTTAG
- a CDS encoding helix-turn-helix domain-containing protein, whose amino-acid sequence MTVDDVAGYLNKPRSWVHGNWRDEKIPFRKVGQSLRCRPADLEKWLDEQN is encoded by the coding sequence ATGACAGTGGATGACGTAGCCGGGTATCTGAACAAGCCCCGGTCATGGGTACACGGGAACTGGCGTGACGAGAAGATCCCATTCCGAAAGGTGGGTCAGTCCCTCCGCTGCCGACCGGCTGACTTGGAAAAATGGCTGGACGAACAGAACTGA
- a CDS encoding SRPBCC family protein gives MSTPGEGLLLRLRCVLDAPPAAVFRALTEPEELARWWGPDGFGIPRVESDPRPGGTYRIAMRPPEGAVFHLVGEFLDVDPPRLLRCTFRWEEPDPEDRETVVTLSLRALPGTSTELTLTQGAFATERRRALHEEGWTQSFGKLARLL, from the coding sequence GTGAGCACACCCGGCGAGGGCCTGCTGCTGCGGCTGCGGTGCGTCCTGGACGCACCGCCCGCGGCCGTGTTCCGGGCCCTGACGGAACCGGAGGAGCTCGCCCGGTGGTGGGGCCCCGACGGATTCGGCATCCCGCGGGTGGAGAGCGACCCGAGGCCGGGAGGGACGTACCGCATCGCGATGCGGCCCCCGGAAGGCGCCGTGTTCCACCTGGTGGGGGAGTTCCTCGACGTCGATCCTCCGCGGCTCCTGCGCTGCACCTTCCGCTGGGAGGAGCCCGACCCGGAGGACCGGGAGACGGTCGTGACCCTGTCGCTCCGGGCCCTGCCCGGCACCTCGACCGAACTGACCCTCACCCAGGGAGCCTTCGCCACCGAACGGCGCCGCGCCCTGCACGAGGAGGGCTGGACCCAGTCGTTCGGCAAGCTGGCCCGGCTGCTCTGA
- a CDS encoding acyl-CoA thioesterase, with amino-acid sequence MTDQVTAVDSDLPDIPGKPTSASRTTLSHIMTHNDTNLLGTVHGGVIMKLVDDAAGAVAGRHSGGPAVTASMDEMAFLEPVRVGDLVHVKAQVNWTGRTSMEVGVRVLAERWNESAPPTQVGSAYLVFAAVDADGKPRVVPPVLPETDRDRRRHQEAQIRRTHRLARRRAIRELRERRIAEGYED; translated from the coding sequence ATGACAGACCAGGTCACCGCAGTGGACTCGGACCTCCCGGACATCCCGGGCAAGCCCACGTCCGCGTCCCGCACCACCCTCAGCCACATCATGACCCACAACGACACCAACCTCCTCGGGACGGTGCACGGCGGTGTGATCATGAAGCTCGTCGACGACGCGGCGGGCGCCGTGGCCGGCCGGCACTCCGGCGGTCCCGCCGTCACCGCGTCCATGGACGAGATGGCGTTCCTGGAGCCGGTCCGCGTGGGCGACCTCGTCCATGTCAAGGCGCAGGTCAACTGGACCGGCCGGACCTCGATGGAGGTCGGTGTGCGGGTCCTGGCGGAGCGCTGGAACGAGTCGGCGCCGCCCACCCAGGTCGGCTCGGCCTATCTGGTGTTCGCCGCGGTGGACGCCGACGGCAAGCCGCGGGTGGTGCCGCCGGTCCTGCCGGAGACCGACCGCGACCGCCGCCGCCACCAGGAGGCCCAGATCCGCCGCACCCACCGCCTGGCCCGCCGTCGCGCGATCCGCGAGCTCCGGGAGCGGCGGATCGCGGAGGGGTACGAGGACTGA
- a CDS encoding LCP family protein has translation MNDWPEGWSGDDRGSRYGNGGANAQPESARVMRQVRRGPAAPPQGAGVPQQPSYASGQGHGDYTHARQSGYDSGYSSGQVYGSPGGPGQPGGPAGAYPQGSRPAPDWRRRIKWTAIAVVTVLVVTSVSTYFWADGKLRREVDLSKVIDRPEQGDGTNYLIVGSDSREGMSAAEKKELHTGSAEGKRTDSMMILHVGSSGDTLISLPRDSDVEIPTYVGSESGKTFKGTGRHTKLNAAYAEDGPTLLVRTVEYNTGLHIDHYVEIGFAGFANIVDAVGGVDITIDKAFKDKYSGADFKAGKQTLNGEEALAFVRTRHAFAASDLQRTKNQQKFLAALAHQVATPSTILNPFKFYPVMGAGLDSLIVDKDMGLYDLGSMFFAMKGVNGGDGVSMNMPISGSSGGNLVWDKTKVKQLVNELNNDEKVTVSGD, from the coding sequence ATGAACGATTGGCCCGAGGGATGGTCCGGCGACGACCGAGGCTCCCGGTACGGAAACGGCGGCGCGAACGCGCAGCCCGAGAGCGCGCGTGTCATGCGGCAGGTCCGGCGCGGCCCCGCCGCCCCGCCGCAGGGCGCCGGAGTCCCCCAGCAGCCGTCGTACGCCAGCGGCCAGGGACACGGCGACTACACCCACGCCCGGCAGTCCGGCTACGACAGCGGCTACAGCTCGGGCCAGGTCTACGGGTCCCCGGGCGGCCCCGGGCAGCCGGGCGGCCCCGCGGGCGCGTACCCGCAGGGCTCCCGCCCCGCGCCCGACTGGCGCCGCCGGATCAAGTGGACCGCGATCGCCGTCGTGACCGTCCTGGTCGTGACCTCGGTCTCCACCTACTTCTGGGCCGACGGGAAACTGCGCCGCGAGGTCGACCTCTCGAAGGTCATCGACCGCCCCGAGCAGGGCGACGGCACCAACTACCTGATCGTCGGCTCCGACAGCCGTGAGGGCATGTCCGCCGCGGAGAAGAAGGAGCTGCACACCGGCTCCGCCGAGGGCAAGCGCACCGACTCGATGATGATCCTGCACGTCGGGTCCAGCGGCGACACGCTCATCTCCCTGCCGCGCGACTCGGACGTGGAGATCCCGACGTACGTCGGCTCGGAGTCCGGCAAGACCTTCAAGGGCACGGGCCGGCACACCAAGCTGAACGCCGCCTACGCCGAGGACGGCCCGACCCTGCTCGTGCGGACCGTCGAGTACAACACCGGCCTGCACATCGACCACTACGTCGAGATCGGCTTCGCCGGCTTCGCGAACATCGTGGACGCGGTCGGCGGGGTGGACATCACCATCGACAAGGCGTTCAAGGACAAGTACTCGGGCGCCGACTTCAAGGCCGGCAAGCAGACCCTGAACGGCGAGGAGGCGCTCGCCTTCGTCCGGACCCGGCACGCGTTCGCCGCCTCCGACCTGCAGCGCACCAAGAACCAGCAGAAGTTCCTCGCCGCCCTCGCCCACCAGGTGGCCACCCCGTCGACGATCCTCAACCCGTTCAAGTTCTACCCGGTGATGGGCGCGGGCCTGGACTCCCTGATCGTCGACAAGGACATGGGGCTGTACGACCTCGGGTCCATGTTCTTCGCCATGAAGGGCGTCAACGGCGGCGACGGCGTGTCCATGAACATGCCGATCTCCGGCTCCTCCGGCGGCAACCTCGTCTGGGACAAGACGAAGGTCAAGCAGCTCGTGAACGAGCTGAACAACGACGAGAAGGTCACGGTGAGCGGTGACTGA
- a CDS encoding HAD family hydrolase — MTDQGGDRAASGRPFDAVLCDIDNVVRHFDSAHLEALERAAGLAEGTTKKVAFSPEVDGPLLLGQITEQEWVAAIAEGLAPLVEDEETAWSLGTALLESPFHADDEVVALLRRARTRVPLVLVSNATTGLEADLAAMGLTDLADDVVSSARVGLVKPDPRILELGAARAGVRPERCLFVDDTPENVDAAAALGMRAVHYREPADLERELAPLFD; from the coding sequence GTGACTGACCAGGGTGGGGACAGAGCGGCGTCCGGCCGTCCCTTCGACGCCGTGCTCTGCGACATCGACAACGTGGTACGCCACTTCGACTCCGCCCATCTGGAGGCGCTGGAACGCGCCGCCGGGCTGGCGGAGGGCACCACCAAGAAGGTGGCGTTCTCCCCGGAGGTCGACGGGCCGCTGCTGCTCGGGCAGATCACCGAGCAGGAGTGGGTCGCCGCCATCGCCGAGGGCCTGGCCCCGCTGGTGGAGGACGAGGAGACGGCCTGGTCGCTCGGCACCGCACTGCTGGAGTCGCCCTTCCACGCCGACGACGAGGTGGTCGCCCTGCTGCGCCGCGCCCGCACCCGGGTGCCGCTGGTCCTGGTCAGCAACGCCACGACCGGCCTGGAGGCCGACCTCGCCGCGATGGGGCTGACCGACCTCGCCGACGACGTCGTCAGCAGCGCCCGCGTCGGTCTCGTCAAGCCCGACCCGCGCATCCTGGAACTCGGGGCGGCGCGGGCCGGCGTACGGCCCGAGCGGTGTCTGTTCGTCGACGACACCCCGGAGAACGTGGACGCGGCCGCGGCGCTCGGCATGCGGGCCGTCCACTACCGCGAACCGGCCGACCTGGAGCGGGAACTGGCACCGCTGTTCGACTGA
- a CDS encoding four-helix bundle copper-binding protein, giving the protein MTQQQSAMTAMSKEMQDCVQACMSCHTICEETMSSCMQMGGQAQMQIMRALMDCSEMTRMCADMMMRRSPMSAEMCAMCAKACDMCAEACMSMPDDPQMMRCAEACRRCAESCRTMAGARM; this is encoded by the coding sequence ATGACCCAGCAGCAGTCGGCCATGACGGCGATGAGCAAGGAGATGCAGGACTGCGTCCAGGCGTGCATGTCCTGCCACACCATCTGCGAGGAGACGATGAGCTCCTGCATGCAGATGGGCGGCCAGGCCCAGATGCAGATCATGCGCGCGCTGATGGACTGCTCGGAGATGACCCGCATGTGCGCCGACATGATGATGCGGCGCTCGCCCATGTCGGCCGAGATGTGCGCGATGTGCGCCAAGGCCTGTGACATGTGCGCCGAGGCGTGTATGTCCATGCCGGACGATCCGCAGATGATGCGGTGCGCCGAGGCGTGTCGCCGCTGCGCCGAGTCGTGTCGCACGATGGCGGGCGCCCGGATGTGA
- a CDS encoding LCP family protein, protein MPTTPPRTRRRPPRPPLRPVRRGRPRWGLRAATTLSVVLLASAGIGHSLVTSLDADIVRVDPFKDMKNRPRAGHGMNVLLVGTDGRDKVTETERRRFRLGGAPCHCTDTIMIVHISEDRERASVVSLPRDSYAETPPHTDQVSGREHRGHPLKLNAAYAEGGPQLTVRTVENMTHVKIDHYLEVDFTSFMKTVDVLGGVKICTARPLRDSYTGLDLAAGEHTLRGGAALQYVRARHADASSDLGRMRRQQGFLASLVDRATSSGILLNPLRFRDVTRAVLGSVRADRGFGTDELLDLGRAMRTFSPASSEFTTVPIGRLGFVVPGIGSTLKWDPVKSERVFRALREDRPLVTAPPPRPRPSPRAQAPRVEVAPQRILVQVENGTTTEGLGRRVDDALAAAGFRTTHRPVDSPTRGVRRTLVVHDPRWDRSARSLAAALPGSELRAAPGLGPTLKVVAGTDFREVRKVRAPEPPATEPAAPEPEVVRGNEVGCA, encoded by the coding sequence ATGCCCACCACACCGCCCCGGACCCGGCGCCGTCCGCCGCGCCCCCCGCTGCGCCCCGTACGGCGCGGGCGTCCGCGCTGGGGCCTGCGCGCGGCGACCACGCTCTCGGTGGTCCTGCTGGCCTCCGCGGGGATCGGGCACTCCCTGGTCACGAGCCTCGACGCGGACATCGTCCGGGTCGACCCCTTCAAGGACATGAAGAACCGGCCGCGGGCCGGGCACGGCATGAACGTGCTGCTGGTCGGCACCGACGGCCGGGACAAGGTCACGGAGACCGAGCGGCGCCGGTTCCGGCTCGGCGGGGCGCCCTGCCACTGCACCGACACGATCATGATCGTGCACATCTCGGAGGACCGGGAGCGGGCGAGCGTGGTGAGCCTGCCGCGTGACTCGTACGCCGAGACGCCCCCGCACACCGACCAGGTCAGCGGGCGGGAGCACCGGGGACATCCGCTCAAGCTGAACGCGGCGTACGCGGAGGGCGGGCCGCAGCTCACCGTGCGCACGGTGGAGAACATGACGCATGTCAAGATCGACCACTATCTGGAGGTCGACTTCACCAGCTTCATGAAGACCGTGGACGTGCTGGGCGGGGTGAAGATCTGTACCGCGCGGCCCCTGCGGGACTCGTACACGGGCCTCGACCTCGCCGCGGGCGAGCACACGCTGAGAGGCGGGGCGGCGCTGCAGTACGTGCGGGCCCGGCACGCGGACGCCTCCTCGGACCTGGGCCGGATGAGGCGTCAGCAGGGGTTCCTGGCCTCGCTGGTGGACCGGGCGACGTCGTCGGGGATCCTGCTGAACCCGCTGAGGTTCCGGGACGTGACCCGGGCGGTGCTCGGGTCGGTCCGGGCGGACCGCGGCTTCGGCACGGACGAACTCCTCGATCTGGGGCGGGCGATGCGCACCTTCTCCCCCGCCTCCTCCGAGTTCACGACCGTGCCGATCGGGCGGCTGGGGTTCGTGGTGCCGGGCATCGGTTCGACGCTGAAGTGGGACCCGGTGAAGTCGGAGCGGGTCTTCCGTGCGCTGCGCGAGGACAGGCCCCTCGTGACGGCCCCGCCGCCGCGGCCGAGGCCGAGCCCGCGCGCGCAGGCCCCGCGGGTGGAGGTGGCGCCGCAGCGGATCCTGGTCCAGGTGGAGAACGGCACGACGACCGAGGGCCTCGGCCGGCGCGTCGACGACGCCCTCGCCGCGGCGGGCTTCCGCACCACGCACCGCCCGGTGGACTCCCCCACCCGTGGCGTACGGCGCACGCTCGTCGTCCACGACCCCCGCTGGGACCGCTCGGCCCGCTCCCTGGCCGCCGCGCTCCCCGGCAGCGAACTCCGCGCCGCCCCGGGCCTCGGCCCCACCCTGAAGGTCGTCGCGGGCACGGACTTCCGTGAGGTGCGCAAGGTCCGCGCGCCGGAACCTCCGGCCACGGAACCGGCGGCCCCGGAGCCGGAGGTCGTACGCGGCAACGAGGTCGGCTGCGCCTAG